The following proteins are encoded in a genomic region of Microtus ochrogaster isolate Prairie Vole_2 chromosome 5, MicOch1.0, whole genome shotgun sequence:
- the LOC102001971 gene encoding LOW QUALITY PROTEIN: olfactory receptor 143-like (The sequence of the model RefSeq protein was modified relative to this genomic sequence to represent the inferred CDS: deleted 1 base in 1 codon) has product MQPVKQMAIKSNSSVTEFILMGLTDQPGLQLPLFIFFLLNYIATVVGNLSLMNLICLNSHLHTPMYFFIFNLSCIDFCYSFVCTPKLLMSFVSEKNTISFKGCMSQLFFFCFFVNSECYVLTAMAYDRYVAICQPLQYTTIMSPKICCLLMFGSYLMGFAGAMVHTGFMIRLSFCDSIIINHYMCDIFPLLQLSCSSTYVNELVSSAVVGTILILSSIIILVSYAMILSNIIHMSSGKAWSKALGTCGSHIITVSLFYGSGLLAYVKPASAESVGHGKIFSVFYTLVIPMLNPLIYSLRNKDVKDAVKKTMKRITS; this is encoded by the exons ATGCAACCTGTGAAGCAAATGGCTATAAAAAGTAACTCTTCAGTGACTGAGTTCATTCTTATGGGATTAACAGATCAACCAGGTCTCCAGTTGCCCCTGTTCATCTTCTTCTTGTTAAACTACATAGCCACTGTGGTGGGAAACCTGAGCTTAATGAATCTCATTTGTCTGAATTCACATCttcacactcccatgtactttttCATCTTCAATCTCTCCTGCATTGATTTctgttattcatttgtttgtacTCCAAAACTGCTGATGAGTTTTGTTTCAGAGAAGAACACCATCTCTTTTAAAGGATGCATGAgtcagctgtttttcttctgt ttttttgtgAATTCTGAGTGTTATGTATTGACAGCCATGGCTTAtgatcgctatgtggccatctgtcaGCCCCTCCAGTATACAACTATCATGTCCCCTAAGATATGTTGTCTGCTGATGTTTGGCTCTTACCTGATGGGTTTTGCTGGGGCCATGGTTCACACAGGGTTTATGATCAGGCTCAGCTTTTGTGATTCTATCATAATCAACCACTACATGTGTGacatcttccctctccttcagcTCTCCTGCAGTAGCACCTATGTCAATGAGCTTGTGAGTTCTGCTGTAGTTGGGACAATTCTCATTTTATCTAGCATCATTATTTTAGTCTCATATGCCATGATCCTTTCCAATATCATTCATATGTCATCAGGTAAGGCTTGGTCCAAAGCCTTGGGCACCTGTGGGTCTCACATCATAACTGTTAGTCTCTTTTATGGATCTGGGCTGCTTGCTTATGTCAAGCCAGCATCTGCTGAGTCTGTGGGCCACGGAAaaattttttcagtgttttatacTCTTGTGATCCCCATGCTGAATCCTCTCATTTACAGCCTCAGGAACAAAGATGTCAAAGATGCTGTGAAGAAAACCATGAAGAGAATCACAAGCTGA
- the LOC102002250 gene encoding olfactory receptor 143-like → MPPMKQMATENDSSVSEFILMGLTDQPELQLPLFFLFLVNYTAIVVGNLSLMSLIFLNSHLHTPMYFFLFNLSFIDFCYSFVFTPKMLVSFILEKNIIPYTGCMTQLFFFCFFVNSESYVLTVMAYDRYVAICKPLLYKVIMLPRVCWLLMFGSYLIGFSSAMILTGLMIRLNFCKNNIINHYMCDIFPVLRISCSNTYVNELVSTAVVGTGIILCSLIILVSYAMILFNIIHMSSGNGWSKALGTCGSHIITVSLFYGSGLLAYVKPSSAETVGQDKFFSVFYTFLVPMLNPLIYSLRNKDVKDAVKKTLKRITS, encoded by the coding sequence ATGCCACCCATGAAGCAAATGGCTACAGAAAATGACTCCTCAGTGTCTGAGTTTATTCTTATGGGACTAACAGACCAACCCGAGCTCCAGTTGCCCCTGTTTTTCCTGTTCTTGGTGAACTATACAGCCATAGTGGTGGGTAATTTGAGCTTGATGAGTCTTATCTTCCTGAATTCACATCTTCACACCcccatgtattttttccttttcaatctgtcctttattgatttttgttattcatttgtttttacccCCAAAATGCTAGTGagttttattttggagaagaatATCATTCCTTATACAGGATGCATGactcagctgtttttcttctgcttttttgtcAACTCTGAAAGTTATGTGCTGACAGTCATGGCCTATGATCGTTATGTGGCCATCTGTAAGCCTTTACTGTACAAGGTTATCATGTTGCCCAGGGTCTGTTGGCTGTTGATGTTCGGTTCATATTTGATAGGATTTTCTAGTGCCATGATACTCACAGGCTTAATGATTAGGCTTAACTTTTGTAAAAACAACATCATTAATCATTACATGTGTGACATCTTCCCTGTTCTTCGGATTTCCTGCAGTAACACTTATGTCAATGAACTAGTGAGTACTGCTGTGGTGGGTACAGGTATCATTTTGTGTAGCCTCATTATCTTAGTCTCATATGCTATGATCCTTTTCAATATCATTCATATGTCATCAGGTAATGGTTGGTCCAAAGCCTTAGGCACTTGTGGGTCTCACATCATAACTGTCAGTCTCTTCTATGGATCTGGGTTGCTTGCTTATGTCAAGCCATCATCTGCTGAGACTGTGGGCCAGgacaaatttttctctgtgttttatacATTTTTGGTGCCCATGCTGAATCCTCTCATTTACAGTCTCCGGAACAAAGATGTCAAAGATGCTGTGAAAAAAACCTTGAAGAGAATCACAAGTTAA
- the LOC101997318 gene encoding olfactory receptor 143-like codes for MSHVKQMDMENDSSVTEFIFIGLTDQPELQLPLFLLFFVNYTATVLGNLSLMSLICLNSHLHTPMYFFILNLSLIDFCYSSVFTPKTLMSFVSEINTISFRGCMAQLFFFCLFVNSECFVLTAMAYDRYVAICRPLLYTVVMSPGACSLLMLASHLLGLSSAIVHTGCIIKLRFCDSKVINHYMCDTFPLLELSCGSSHANELVSSVSVAVVIVGTGIIIMSSYALILVNIIHLSSSKGLSKAMSTCSSHIITVALFYGFGLLAHIMPSSAESVVQRKFFSVVYTFVLPLLNPLIYSLRNRDVKLAVKRTLKRITD; via the coding sequence ATGTCTCATGTAAAAcaaatggatatggaaaatgacTCTTCAGTGACTGAGTTCATTTTTATAGGATTAAcagaccagccagagctccaGCTGCCCCTGTTTCTCCTGTTCTTTGTGAACTACACAGCCACTGTGTTGGGAAACTTGAGTTTAATGAGTCTCATCTGTCTGAATTCTCATCTTCACACACCAATGTACTTTTTTATCCTCAACTTGTCCCTCATTGACTTCTGTTATTCTTCTGTTTTTACCCCCAAAACGCTGATGAGCTTTGTCTCAGAAATCAACACCATATCCTTTAGAGGATGCATGGCTCAActatttttcttctgcctttttgttAATTCTGAGTGCTTCGTGCTGACAGCCATGGCCTATGATAGGTATGTAGCCATCTGTAGGCCCCTGCTGTACACAGTAGTCATGTCTCCCGGGGCTTGTTCCCTGCTAATGCTTGCTTCACACTTGCTGGGGCTCTCTAGTGCCATTGTGCACACAGGATGTattatcaaactcaggttttgtGATTCAAAAGTCATCAACCACTACATGTGTGATACATTCCCACTCCTGGAGCTCTCCTGTGGGAGCAGTCATGCCAATGAGCTTGTGAGTTCTGTTTCCGTGGCTGTGGTTATTGTTGGCACTGGCATCATTATTATGTCCTCCTATGCTTTGATTCTTGTTAATATTATTCATTTGTCATCATCTAAGGGTTTGTCTAAAGCCATGAGCACATGTAGTTCTCACATAATAACTGTTGCCCTGTTCTATGGATTTGGTCTGCTTGCTCATATCATGCCTTCATCTGCAGAGTCTGTGGTTCAGAGGAAATTTTTTTCAGTAGTTTACACGTTTGTTCTGCCTTTGCTGAACCCGCTCATTTATAGCCTCAGGAACAGGGATGTCAAACTTGCTGTGAAGAGAACTTTGAAGAGAATCACAGACTAA
- the LOC102002809 gene encoding olfactory receptor 147 → MISMLAENGSLVIEFVLAGLTDRPELQLPLFYVFLIIYIVTVIGNFGLITLIGLNPHLHTPMYYFLFNLSFIDLCYSSVFSPKMLMNFVCEKNTISYVGCMTQLFLFLFFVISECYMLTSMAYDRYMAICNPLLYKVTMSPQVCSVISFSAYGMGFAGASAHTGCMLRLTFCNANVINHYLCDILPLLQLSCTSTYVNEVVVLLVVGINITVPSLTILISYIFILASILNIKSTQGRSKAFSTCSSHIMAISLFFGSAAFMYLKYSSGSMEQGKISSVFYTNVGPMLNPLIYSFRNKDVKVALRKSMIRFQKRNIF, encoded by the coding sequence ATGATAAGCATGCTGGCTGAAAATGGCTCCTTGGTAATTGAATTTGTTCTTGCTGGTTTGACAGATCGTCCAGAACTCCAACTGCCTCTCTTTTATGTGTTTCTTATAATCTACATTGTCACAGTGATTGGAAACTTTGGCTTGATCACCCTGATTGGCCTCAATCCTCACCTGCACACTCCAATGTACTATTTCCTCTTCAACCTCTCCTTCATTGATCTCTGCTACTCTTCTGTCTTCAGTCCCAAAATGCTGATGAACTTTGTCTGTGAGAAGAATACCATCTCTTATGTAGGATGCATGACtcagctgtttctctttctcttttttgtcatCTCTGAATGCTACATGTTGACCtcaatggcctatgatcgctataTGGCCATATGTAACCCATTGCTATATAAGGTCACCATGTCCCCTCAAGTCTGTTCTGTGATATCTTTCTCTGCTTATGGGATGGGGTTTGCTGGAGCCTCTGCCCACACAGGATGCATGCTCAGACTGACCTTCTGCAATGCTAACGTCATCAACCATTACTTGTGTGACATTCTGCCCCTCCTTCAACTTTCTTGCACCAGCACCTATGTCAATGAGGTCGTAGTTCTCCTAGTTGTAGGTATTAACATCACAGTCCCCAGTCTTACCATTCTCATTTCCTACATTTTTATCCTGGCCAGCATTTTAAACATCAAATCCACGCAAGGAAGATCAAAAGCCTTCAGTACCTGTAGCTCTCACATCATggcaatttctcttttctttggatCAGCAGCATTCATGTATCTTAAATATTCTTCTGGATCTATGGAACAAGGAAAAATATCTTCAGTTTTCTACACTAATGTTGGGCCCATGCTCAATCCCCTGATTTACAGTTTTAGGAACAAAGACGTCAAGGTGGCATTAAGAAAATCAATGATTaggtttcagaagagaaacatattttaa